From a region of the Sulfolobales archaeon genome:
- a CDS encoding prefoldin subunit beta, whose protein sequence is MAEVVPPELEQYAVKLQQLRARLGQVQAEKGVVQAELREVERALELLKGAAPDALVFKSAGHLMVRVSKDDAEKELSDRKDILELRLKALERQEASLNSEIKDLEAKINEIMGRYYGRKGGGG, encoded by the coding sequence TTGGCAGAGGTTGTGCCCCCTGAGTTAGAGCAATATGCTGTGAAGCTCCAGCAGTTAAGGGCAAGGCTTGGGCAGGTCCAGGCTGAGAAAGGGGTTGTCCAGGCTGAGTTGAGGGAGGTTGAGAGGGCCTTGGAGCTTTTAAAAGGGGCTGCTCCAGATGCTCTTGTCTTCAAGAGCGCTGGACATCTAATGGTAAGGGTTTCTAAGGATGATGCGGAGAAGGAGCTAAGCGATAGAAAGGATATCCTCGAGCTTAGGCTCAAGGCTTTGGAGAGGCAGGAGGCTAGTTTGAATAGCGAGATAAAAGATCTAGAGGCGAAGATCAACGAGATAATGGGAAGATACTATGGTAGAAAGGGTGGAGGAGGCTAG